A genomic stretch from Methanobacterium sp. includes:
- the ppsA gene encoding phosphoenolpyruvate synthase, with protein sequence MKYVEFFEELKKEDVDIAGGKGANLGELTQAGIPVPPGFVVTAKTYDKFIKETGIFDEIMGILDAIDVNNNKELQEASIKIKKIILEAYVPDDIKTVIIEAYNALCGRIGRENVFVAIRSSATAEDLPEASFAGQQDTFLNIRGAEDVLEYVQKCWASLFESRAIFYREEHNFDHSKVYIAVVVQEMVDAEKAGVMFTVHPSTGEEKILIEGAWGLGEAVVSGTVTPDTYWIDKNTGEILESVISEKNIMFTKDPEAGKTVKINVPDNLKNKRVLSTAEIAALTNMGKKIHNHYDSPQDTEWAINNGKVFMLQSRPVTTINMSNGGEAEESVDEERTMVTKGLGASPGMASGAVKIISSIDELDKIQEGDILVTVMTTPDMVPAMKRADGIITDEGGVTCHAAIVSRELEIPCVVGTGDATKILEENEIVTLDGNKGTVYKGKLKEADKKETGKEQPAIMAQAPILTVTEVKVNVSMPEAAKKAAATGADGVGLLRTEHMMLTSGVHPKKFITDGNEDELIKILVENILKVVDEFYPKPVWYRTLDAPTDEFKTLDGGEDEPYEHNPMLGWRGIRRELDEPEILKAEFKAIKKLHEQGYTNIGIMIPLVQHPDELRKAKQIAEEVGLKPHKTIDFGIMVETPGAALTIEDFIAEGVDFVSFGTNDLTQYTLAIDRNNEHVADLYTEKHPAVLKLLVRVIKICNEAGVKTSICGQAGSMPEIVEKLVEAGIESVSANTDAVATVREVVARVEKKLVLKAARKRLQE encoded by the coding sequence ATGAAGTATGTCGAATTTTTTGAAGAACTGAAAAAAGAAGATGTAGACATAGCTGGTGGAAAGGGCGCAAATTTGGGCGAATTAACTCAAGCAGGAATTCCAGTACCTCCAGGATTTGTAGTAACCGCAAAAACCTATGACAAATTCATAAAAGAAACAGGTATCTTTGATGAAATAATGGGCATTCTTGATGCTATAGATGTCAACAATAATAAAGAACTACAAGAAGCCTCAATAAAGATAAAAAAAATTATTTTAGAAGCTTATGTCCCTGATGATATAAAAACAGTTATAATTGAGGCTTACAATGCATTATGTGGGAGGATTGGCAGAGAAAATGTATTTGTCGCTATAAGATCCTCTGCAACTGCAGAAGACCTTCCTGAAGCATCATTTGCAGGTCAACAGGACACATTTTTAAATATTAGGGGAGCAGAAGATGTTTTAGAGTATGTACAGAAATGTTGGGCATCTTTATTTGAATCCAGAGCTATTTTTTATAGAGAAGAACATAATTTTGATCATTCTAAAGTTTATATCGCTGTAGTGGTTCAAGAAATGGTAGACGCCGAAAAAGCAGGCGTAATGTTCACAGTACACCCATCAACCGGAGAAGAGAAAATATTAATTGAAGGAGCATGGGGATTAGGAGAAGCTGTGGTATCAGGTACCGTTACGCCAGATACGTATTGGATAGACAAAAACACCGGCGAAATCCTTGAATCTGTAATCAGCGAGAAAAACATAATGTTTACAAAGGACCCTGAAGCTGGAAAAACAGTGAAAATAAATGTTCCAGATAACCTTAAAAATAAGAGGGTTTTAAGCACTGCTGAAATTGCAGCACTTACAAATATGGGCAAAAAGATTCATAATCACTATGATTCTCCACAGGACACTGAATGGGCAATAAATAATGGAAAAGTCTTCATGTTACAATCAAGACCTGTAACAACAATTAATATGAGCAATGGTGGCGAAGCAGAAGAAAGTGTGGATGAAGAAAGAACAATGGTTACTAAAGGACTTGGTGCAAGCCCTGGAATGGCATCAGGTGCAGTTAAAATCATCAGCAGCATTGATGAACTTGATAAAATTCAAGAAGGAGACATTCTGGTTACAGTAATGACAACACCGGACATGGTTCCTGCAATGAAAAGAGCTGATGGAATCATTACTGATGAAGGCGGAGTAACCTGTCACGCTGCAATTGTTTCAAGAGAGCTTGAAATTCCATGTGTTGTTGGAACTGGCGATGCAACTAAGATTCTTGAGGAAAATGAAATAGTAACACTTGACGGAAATAAAGGAACCGTGTATAAGGGAAAACTCAAAGAAGCAGATAAAAAAGAAACAGGCAAAGAACAACCTGCAATAATGGCACAAGCACCAATTCTAACAGTTACAGAAGTTAAAGTAAATGTCAGCATGCCAGAAGCTGCTAAAAAAGCTGCAGCAACAGGAGCTGATGGTGTAGGTCTTCTTAGGACTGAACACATGATGCTAACATCTGGAGTGCACCCTAAAAAGTTCATAACTGATGGAAATGAGGATGAACTCATAAAAATCCTTGTAGAAAACATCTTGAAGGTTGTAGATGAATTCTATCCAAAACCAGTATGGTACAGAACTCTTGACGCACCAACAGACGAATTTAAAACTCTTGACGGTGGAGAAGACGAGCCATATGAACATAATCCAATGCTCGGATGGAGAGGTATCAGAAGAGAATTAGATGAGCCTGAAATCTTAAAAGCTGAATTTAAAGCTATTAAAAAGCTTCATGAACAAGGATACACTAATATTGGAATAATGATTCCATTGGTACAGCACCCTGATGAACTTCGTAAAGCCAAGCAAATAGCTGAAGAAGTGGGTTTAAAGCCACATAAAACAATTGACTTTGGTATCATGGTGGAAACACCTGGAGCTGCTCTTACTATTGAAGATTTCATTGCTGAAGGTGTTGACTTTGTAAGCTTTGGAACAAACGACTTAACTCAATACACACTTGCAATTGACAGAAACAACGAACACGTAGCAGATCTTTACACTGAAAAGCATCCTGCAGTCTTGAAACTTTTAGTTCGTGTTATAAAGATTTGTAATGAGGCAGGAGTCAAAACCAGTATCTGCGGACAAGCTGGAAGCATGCCTGAAATTGTTGAAAAACTTGTCGAGGCAGGAATTGAAAGTGTATCTGCAAATACCGATGCTGTTGCAACTGTAAGGGAAGTTGTGGCTAGGGTTGAAAAGAAACTTGTCCTAAAAGCTGCAAGGAAACGTTTACAGGAATAA
- a CDS encoding fumarate hydratase C-terminal domain-containing protein yields MKQIKTPVSNEEILNLKIGDKVEIYGKILTGRDAALPKLVKSIKKGETLINIEGSVIMHTAVSDAGIAPTTSNKAEIEESIPYLARSGVKIHIGKGALGEETIEALKKDNSIFVVTPPAAALLTSKVKSKKVVAFKEEGMEALFELEVEGIPGIVAVSHGESLY; encoded by the coding sequence ATGAAGCAAATTAAAACACCAGTGAGCAACGAAGAAATTTTAAACTTAAAAATAGGGGATAAAGTAGAGATATATGGTAAAATACTCACTGGAAGAGACGCTGCACTCCCAAAACTTGTTAAATCCATTAAAAAAGGTGAAACATTAATAAATATTGAAGGATCGGTTATAATGCACACTGCAGTAAGTGATGCAGGAATAGCACCCACAACAAGCAATAAAGCAGAAATAGAAGAGAGTATTCCATATCTTGCTAGGTCAGGTGTTAAAATCCATATAGGAAAAGGAGCTTTAGGAGAGGAGACCATTGAAGCTCTTAAAAAGGATAATTCTATTTTTGTTGTAACTCCTCCAGCAGCAGCACTTCTTACAAGCAAAGTTAAATCCAAAAAAGTAGTTGCATTTAAAGAAGAAGGTATGGAGGCTCTTTTTGAGCTTGAAGTGGAGGGAATTCCAGGGATTGTGGCTGTATCTCATGGAGAATCTTTGTATTGA
- the mfnA gene encoding tyrosine decarboxylase MfnA yields the protein MDKKGINRDEIFEKLSKFQEKDLTHSSGRILGSMCTCPHEVGREAYSMFLESNLGDPGLFKGTKELEDESIRILGSILGKEDVCGYIITGGTEANIMAMRAARNCASISNPEIIVPKSAHFSFKKAADILCLELKEAELDENYRVDLQSVEDLISDKTVAIVGVAGTTELGKIDPIPELSKLCVEHEIYLHVDAAFGGFMIPFLKESSYDLPEFDFSLDGVCSLTIDPHKMGMAPIPTGGILFREEKYLDVMSIETPYLTEKKQSTIVGTRAGASAAATWALLKYMGMDGYISLAERCMEVTKLLADGIKKIGMELITEPELNLVAFRSDEMSVDEMASKLEKKGWAVSISSYPRAIRIIVMPHIKKEHIIEFIADLRQIII from the coding sequence ATGGATAAAAAAGGAATTAATAGGGACGAAATATTTGAAAAACTCAGTAAATTCCAGGAAAAAGATTTAACTCATAGTTCTGGCAGAATACTGGGTTCAATGTGCACATGCCCTCATGAAGTGGGTAGAGAAGCATATTCAATGTTTTTAGAATCTAATCTCGGTGATCCTGGATTATTTAAAGGTACTAAAGAGTTAGAAGATGAATCTATACGGATTTTAGGCAGTATCCTTGGGAAAGAAGATGTTTGTGGTTATATAATAACTGGGGGAACTGAGGCAAATATAATGGCCATGAGAGCCGCCAGAAATTGTGCAAGTATCAGTAATCCTGAGATAATTGTCCCTAAATCTGCTCATTTTTCCTTTAAAAAGGCGGCAGACATTTTATGCTTAGAACTTAAGGAAGCTGAGCTTGATGAAAACTACAGGGTAGATTTACAGTCTGTTGAAGACCTTATCAGTGATAAAACTGTAGCCATAGTGGGTGTGGCTGGAACAACAGAACTGGGAAAGATTGATCCCATCCCTGAACTATCAAAATTATGCGTGGAACATGAAATATATTTGCATGTTGACGCTGCATTTGGTGGATTTATGATACCTTTCTTAAAGGAAAGTAGTTATGATCTTCCGGAGTTTGATTTTAGTTTGGATGGTGTATGTTCACTGACTATTGATCCTCATAAAATGGGAATGGCACCTATACCTACAGGTGGAATTCTGTTTAGAGAAGAAAAATATTTGGATGTAATGAGCATAGAAACCCCATATTTAACTGAAAAAAAACAGTCAACTATTGTAGGAACCAGGGCTGGTGCTTCAGCAGCAGCAACATGGGCATTACTTAAATATATGGGTATGGATGGTTATATTTCTCTTGCTGAAAGATGCATGGAAGTTACTAAGTTACTGGCTGATGGTATTAAAAAAATAGGGATGGAATTAATTACCGAGCCAGAATTAAATTTAGTTGCATTTAGATCAGATGAAATGTCTGTAGATGAGATGGCCAGTAAGCTGGAAAAGAAAGGATGGGCTGTTTCAATATCATCTTATCCCCGGGCAATAAGGATTATTGTCATGCCTCACATAAAAAAAGAGCATATAATTGAGTTTATAGCTGATTTAAGGCAAATAATAATTTAA
- a CDS encoding phosphatidylglycerophosphatase A — protein MNTTICIDDASFLKNNNNIIIQREKGLLSLSNSNNEGFFNVKTIINHSINNNKEDTFLNKEMYLQKFLNDKKVSDPAAVILTSANMKHCSIETSDYVTAIVTAHNSGLFGAGENIKPLKEHASGSINIIILINKKLNNMVLMNTYSQVISAKIAALWDLDVRSPSWDLATSSSHDSTLVACLGDGEEDINETELQNLVENCVRKAVKKSMINSGFSKNVVDFIEGIEIKIEDLVDAGMELCVGVEKTEELYKKLHKQILKSLDDLNVVSFIIAGIRLEEDYMKHRVEGVDVDDDPAYLYSDEVFGMSIANQIAGTKAIFNFKRYDEEKPGIISTLGPVLDDVFAGLVAGCMSKIFEV, from the coding sequence ATGAACACAACGATCTGTATTGATGACGCTTCCTTTTTAAAGAATAACAATAATATTATAATTCAAAGAGAAAAGGGACTGTTATCTTTAAGTAACTCCAATAATGAAGGTTTTTTTAATGTAAAAACCATAATAAATCATTCTATTAACAATAATAAAGAAGATACATTTCTAAATAAAGAAATGTACCTGCAGAAATTTCTAAATGACAAAAAAGTATCTGATCCTGCAGCAGTGATTTTAACCAGTGCAAATATGAAACATTGTTCAATTGAAACATCAGATTACGTTACCGCCATAGTTACAGCCCATAATTCAGGTTTATTTGGTGCTGGAGAAAATATCAAACCTTTAAAAGAACATGCATCAGGGTCAATAAACATTATAATTCTCATAAACAAGAAATTAAATAATATGGTCCTTATGAATACATATTCCCAGGTGATTAGCGCAAAAATAGCAGCATTATGGGATTTAGATGTGAGAAGCCCTTCATGGGATCTGGCCACAAGTAGCAGCCATGATTCCACACTTGTAGCATGTCTTGGAGATGGTGAAGAAGATATTAATGAAACCGAGCTTCAAAATCTGGTTGAAAACTGTGTTAGAAAAGCTGTTAAAAAATCCATGATTAATAGCGGATTTTCAAAAAATGTTGTTGATTTCATTGAAGGTATTGAAATTAAAATAGAAGATTTAGTTGATGCCGGAATGGAGCTTTGTGTAGGTGTTGAAAAAACTGAAGAACTTTATAAGAAGTTACACAAACAAATACTCAAATCCCTTGATGATTTAAATGTAGTATCCTTTATAATAGCTGGAATAAGGCTTGAAGAGGATTACATGAAACATCGCGTTGAAGGAGTTGATGTTGATGATGATCCCGCCTATCTCTACTCGGACGAGGTATTTGGAATGTCTATAGCCAACCAAATCGCCGGAACAAAAGCCATATTTAATTTTAAAAGGTATGATGAAGAAAAACCAGGGATTATTAGCACTCTGGGGCCTGTACTTGATGATGTTTTTGCAGGGCTTGTTGCCGGGTGTATGTCCAAAATCTTTGAGGTTTGA
- the rplJ gene encoding 50S ribosomal protein L16: protein MTRSYTRKEYIRKIPGSRIVQYDMGNLSGDFPLTVSLALKKPAHLSHNSLEAARIASNRYMQRRAGRMGYHLKIRVYPHHIVRENPMATGAGADRVQDGMRKAFGKPVSSVAIAKADQKVLSIHTNKRNFKDAKEALRRAAMKFPVPCRVVVDKGEELIK, encoded by the coding sequence ATGACCAGATCATACACAAGAAAAGAATACATTAGAAAAATTCCTGGTTCCAGGATAGTTCAATATGACATGGGAAACCTTTCAGGGGATTTTCCTTTAACAGTAAGCCTTGCTTTAAAAAAACCAGCGCATTTATCTCATAACTCGTTGGAAGCAGCAAGGATTGCATCAAATAGATATATGCAAAGAAGAGCAGGAAGGATGGGTTACCATCTTAAAATAAGGGTTTATCCTCACCACATTGTCAGAGAAAATCCAATGGCAACTGGTGCCGGTGCTGACAGGGTGCAGGACGGAATGAGAAAAGCATTCGGAAAACCTGTAAGCTCTGTTGCAATTGCAAAGGCAGATCAGAAGGTTTTAAGTATTCATACAAACAAAAGAAACTTTAAAGATGCAAAAGAAGCTCTAAGAAGGGCTGCAATGAAGTTCCCTGTGCCTTGCAGGGTTGTTGTTGATAAAGGTGAAGAATTAATAAAATAA
- a CDS encoding succinylglutamate desuccinylase/aspartoacylase family protein: MVSGSKIKVMTIVFAVSIMISTIAYSIIFIESTPAAAAKYTSPQIEVINTATGGNINKNAEITNNAPKTELTQQIISEAKKGTPMIKLGEGDPKIMIIAGVHGEELSPQIAALILINELQGKKLKGTIYIVPFAIPKSSEKNTRDFNNIDPNRAADIPGSPGNVLLAVAQQKNVKFVGEFHSTQPGGEPGKKVVMCSKETSYESFKIAEFMRTATKSDIFLNSKNPGAVKNVFNSAGIPTVTSEVVAAHGTVNPQQVQESHDQMMAFINYSKIL; the protein is encoded by the coding sequence ATGGTAAGTGGATCAAAAATCAAAGTGATGACAATTGTATTCGCAGTTTCTATAATGATAAGTACTATAGCTTACAGCATAATATTCATTGAATCCACTCCTGCTGCCGCTGCCAAATACACATCGCCCCAAATTGAAGTAATAAACACAGCAACTGGTGGAAACATAAATAAAAACGCCGAAATTACCAATAATGCTCCTAAAACAGAATTAACCCAACAAATAATATCAGAAGCTAAAAAAGGAACCCCTATGATAAAATTAGGTGAAGGAGATCCTAAAATAATGATTATTGCTGGTGTTCATGGCGAAGAATTATCCCCTCAAATTGCTGCATTAATTTTAATAAACGAATTACAAGGCAAAAAATTAAAAGGAACCATATATATTGTTCCTTTTGCTATTCCCAAATCTAGTGAAAAAAATACAAGAGATTTCAACAACATTGACCCTAACAGAGCAGCCGACATTCCAGGTTCCCCTGGAAATGTTCTTTTAGCTGTTGCTCAACAAAAAAATGTGAAATTTGTAGGTGAATTCCATTCAACCCAACCTGGCGGAGAACCTGGTAAAAAAGTTGTAATGTGTTCCAAAGAAACTTCATATGAAAGCTTCAAAATCGCAGAATTTATGAGAACCGCCACCAAATCAGATATTTTCCTTAACTCAAAAAATCCTGGAGCTGTTAAAAACGTTTTTAACTCTGCAGGAATTCCCACAGTGACAAGTGAAGTAGTTGCAGCCCACGGCACAGTTAATCCTCAACAAGTGCAAGAATCTCACGATCAAATGATGGCATTCATTAATTACTCCAAAATTTTATAA
- a CDS encoding succinylglutamate desuccinylase/aspartoacylase family protein — MNNKIPNRNNLIIFCFLIILAVLTILLTTGILDLKGIPSPEIEVINNSASGDITKNTLIMENIPKTELNIEIIKKANYGAPIIKLGEGNPKVMIIAGVHGEELPPQIASLKLINDLKDKKLKGTIYIIPFAVPESTEKNIRDFQNKDPNRETNSPNSPTNVVLQFAKDNNINYVGDFHSTRPDGVPGKKVVMCSKEINYESFKLAEFISQKTNSDIFLKPENEGTVNLVFNSNGIPTISAEVVSQHGQVNLKDVDASYDQMYSLLIYSRVL; from the coding sequence ATGAATAATAAAATTCCAAATAGGAATAATTTAATTATTTTTTGCTTTTTGATAATTTTAGCTGTATTAACTATCCTGCTAACTACTGGAATTTTAGACCTTAAAGGAATCCCATCACCCGAAATTGAAGTAATAAATAACAGTGCAAGCGGAGATATCACTAAAAATACATTAATAATGGAAAATATCCCTAAAACAGAATTAAATATAGAAATAATTAAAAAAGCTAATTACGGAGCACCAATAATAAAATTAGGTGAAGGAAATCCAAAGGTAATGATTATAGCAGGAGTTCATGGTGAAGAGTTACCGCCCCAAATAGCTTCTCTTAAACTTATTAACGATTTAAAGGACAAAAAATTAAAAGGAACCATATATATAATTCCTTTTGCTGTTCCTGAATCTACAGAAAAAAATATTAGGGATTTCCAAAACAAAGACCCTAATCGTGAGACAAATTCTCCAAATTCCCCTACAAATGTTGTTTTACAATTTGCTAAGGATAATAATATAAATTACGTGGGTGATTTTCATTCAACACGACCAGATGGAGTGCCAGGTAAAAAAGTAGTTATGTGCTCCAAAGAAATTAATTATGAAAGTTTTAAACTTGCTGAATTCATTAGCCAAAAAACTAACTCTGATATTTTTCTAAAGCCAGAAAATGAAGGTACTGTGAATCTTGTTTTCAATTCTAATGGTATACCTACAATAAGTGCAGAAGTAGTTTCTCAGCATGGCCAAGTTAATCTTAAAGATGTTGATGCATCCTATGATCAGATGTATTCCCTTTTGATATATTCAAGGGTTTTGTAA
- the upp gene encoding uracil phosphoribosyltransferase, with translation MLKIVDHLLVLEILTKIRKKGIKSAHFRNGIIEIGRLMSYEFANTLEKEDVNVETPLGIADGIKITSRKDIVIITILRASLPLTNGILRVFPEAQYGVIGAWRRNTPPFDVCMDYLKIPDLNDKIVIVADPMLATGNTMELILKKLQMFGNPKRITLFTVISSEPGLKKIMSSYPELEIYTCSVEKELNKDGYIVPGLGDAGDIAFGKPS, from the coding sequence ATGTTAAAAATAGTCGATCATTTATTAGTACTGGAAATTTTAACCAAAATAAGGAAAAAAGGAATTAAATCCGCCCATTTTAGAAATGGAATTATAGAAATTGGACGGCTAATGTCTTACGAATTTGCAAATACGCTGGAAAAAGAAGATGTAAATGTTGAAACACCCTTAGGTATAGCTGATGGAATAAAAATCACTTCCAGAAAAGATATTGTAATCATTACAATTTTAAGAGCATCTTTACCATTAACTAACGGCATTTTGAGAGTTTTTCCAGAAGCACAGTATGGAGTGATTGGTGCCTGGAGAAGAAACACTCCTCCTTTTGATGTTTGCATGGATTACCTTAAAATACCGGATTTAAATGATAAAATTGTAATTGTGGCCGACCCTATGCTTGCAACTGGAAATACGATGGAATTAATACTTAAAAAGCTGCAGATGTTTGGAAATCCTAAAAGAATTACCCTTTTTACAGTGATAAGTTCTGAACCAGGGCTAAAAAAGATAATGAGCAGCTATCCTGAACTGGAAATTTATACATGTTCAGTGGAAAAAGAACTTAATAAAGATGGCTACATTGTACCTGGACTGGGAGATGCTGGAGATATTGCCTTTGGTAAGCCCTCTTAA
- a CDS encoding AAA family ATPase, which produces MKIAITGKGGVGKTTLSGTLACIFSQRYKVFAIDADPDMNLASSLGITEPIVPISKMKDLIKERTGAEPGSSFGEVFKINPKISDLPESLSINYDDEGNLKLLVMGTVDKGGDGCVCPASVLLKALMRNLILKKDEIIILDMEAGVEHLGRKTAEAVDLMIIVVEPGLKSLETAERIKRLAGDIGIPKIACVINKVSNETENDFVTTKLKEMGLEVIGNIPRDDAVIKADMEGKPLLDYPDSFAFKSIEKIAENILS; this is translated from the coding sequence ATGAAAATTGCGATAACCGGAAAAGGAGGGGTCGGTAAAACAACCCTATCTGGAACACTAGCATGTATATTCTCACAACGTTATAAAGTATTCGCTATTGATGCAGATCCTGATATGAACCTTGCATCAAGCCTTGGTATAACAGAACCAATTGTCCCCATTTCCAAGATGAAAGACTTGATAAAAGAAAGAACTGGTGCAGAGCCCGGATCATCCTTTGGAGAGGTTTTTAAGATTAATCCCAAGATCAGTGACCTTCCCGAATCTTTATCCATAAATTACGATGATGAAGGAAATTTAAAGCTACTTGTAATGGGTACCGTGGATAAAGGCGGTGATGGATGTGTTTGTCCAGCTTCTGTACTTCTTAAGGCACTTATGCGTAATTTAATCCTTAAAAAAGACGAAATCATAATATTAGACATGGAAGCAGGTGTAGAACATTTGGGAAGAAAAACAGCAGAAGCAGTTGACCTGATGATCATAGTTGTCGAACCAGGTTTAAAATCTCTTGAAACTGCAGAGCGGATTAAAAGATTAGCTGGAGATATTGGAATTCCTAAAATTGCCTGTGTGATAAATAAAGTTTCAAATGAAACTGAAAATGATTTTGTAACCACAAAACTTAAAGAAATGGGACTTGAAGTCATTGGAAACATTCCCCGAGATGATGCAGTTATTAAAGCAGATATGGAAGGAAAACCACTTTTAGATTATCCTGATTCTTTTGCATTTAAGTCCATAGAGAAAATTGCAGAAAATATTTTAAGTTAA
- a CDS encoding tRNA (cytidine(56)-2'-O)-methyltransferase — MKINVLRLDHRRKRDARITTHVCLTARAFGADKVILSGDEDKKLMENVGDVVGRWGGDFKVDYRKNSENFIEEWKNNGGEVIHLTMYGSQVQEVVGEIQNSPKDKLVIVGGARVPTKVYKQADWNVSVTTQPHSEVSSLAVFLHMLFEGKELDFDFEGGKMKVVPTAEGKRVIINDKENI; from the coding sequence TTGAAAATTAATGTTTTAAGATTAGATCACAGAAGAAAAAGAGATGCCAGGATAACCACCCATGTTTGCCTAACAGCAAGAGCATTTGGAGCAGATAAAGTAATATTAAGTGGAGATGAAGATAAAAAACTCATGGAAAATGTGGGAGATGTTGTTGGAAGATGGGGCGGAGACTTTAAAGTTGATTACAGGAAAAATTCTGAAAATTTCATAGAAGAATGGAAAAATAATGGAGGAGAAGTCATTCACCTAACTATGTATGGTTCTCAGGTTCAAGAAGTTGTTGGAGAAATACAAAATTCACCTAAAGATAAGCTGGTTATTGTTGGAGGAGCAAGAGTTCCAACAAAAGTATATAAACAGGCTGATTGGAATGTTTCAGTCACAACACAGCCTCATTCAGAAGTTTCATCCCTTGCCGTTTTTCTACATATGTTATTTGAAGGAAAAGAGCTTGATTTTGACTTTGAAGGAGGTAAAATGAAAGTGGTGCCTACTGCAGAAGGTAAACGAGTTATTATTAATGATAAGGAAAATATTTAA
- the cobS gene encoding adenosylcobinamide-GDP ribazoletransferase translates to MKDKKVLRTTKEDKSPAIDNTFERVSKLNGIFGLISFSTILPLNIHTSIEDMAAFTWFWPIIGGLIGISVGAVGFFVLNILNLPSLLSAALIYSFAIWFTGFHHLDGLIDMGDGLMVHGDYHKKIEVMRDMAIGTGGISLFFIVATITFAAINSIPASLIFLVLLMSEISAKMSLLSCATFSTPFSNGTGKFFVESMNLKLLILALVLTSIIGFLTLKVAGVLGIVGALIGGYIISLVASKQFKYTTGDILGASNEIGRAISIIIMISILLRH, encoded by the coding sequence ATGAAAGATAAAAAGGTACTGCGTACAACAAAAGAAGACAAATCCCCTGCCATTGATAATACATTTGAGAGAGTTTCTAAGCTTAACGGAATATTTGGACTTATATCCTTTTCAACAATCCTACCTTTAAATATCCACACCAGCATCGAAGATATGGCAGCTTTTACATGGTTTTGGCCAATTATTGGAGGTTTAATCGGGATATCTGTTGGTGCAGTTGGATTTTTTGTATTAAATATACTTAATTTACCTTCATTGCTTTCAGCAGCGCTGATTTACAGTTTTGCAATATGGTTTACTGGTTTCCACCACCTTGACGGGCTAATAGACATGGGCGATGGATTAATGGTTCATGGAGATTACCATAAAAAGATTGAAGTTATGCGAGACATGGCCATAGGCACTGGAGGCATATCCCTCTTTTTTATAGTGGCTACAATCACTTTTGCAGCAATTAACTCTATTCCTGCCAGTTTAATATTTTTAGTGCTGTTAATGTCTGAAATATCTGCAAAGATGAGTCTTTTAAGCTGTGCAACCTTTTCAACACCCTTTTCCAATGGTACAGGCAAATTTTTTGTAGAGTCAATGAATTTAAAATTATTAATACTGGCCCTTGTTTTGACTTCAATAATAGGATTTTTGACTCTAAAAGTTGCAGGAGTCTTAGGAATAGTTGGAGCGCTGATTGGAGGATATATAATATCATTAGTAGCTTCAAAACAATTTAAATATACAACAGGAGATATTTTAGGTGCTTCAAACGAAATAGGACGTGCAATATCTATTATTATAATGATAAGCATTTTATTACGCCATTAA